From a single Calothrix sp. NIES-2098 genomic region:
- a CDS encoding Na+/H+-exchanging protein codes for MTLASTIGEEVIAANIKQFLIVLSLSLGVATLPQIFSWLRQIPYTLLLVIVGLGLAFFDIRLVNLSPQLILLIFLPPLLFEAAWNLKWLDLKRDLLPICLYAVLGVIISILGVAIGLNQFAGLSLTTDLLIGASLSATDPVSVTALFREVGVGSRLVTLMEGESLFNDGMAVVAFGFLVALPLGNAQLELKPIVLDFFTVVGIGVIVGALIGFGISYLTQRFDLPMVEQSLTLISAYGTYLITEDLGGSGVIGVVITGLILGNFGSRIGMNPRTRIIVSKFWEFLAFFVNSIVFLLIGDQIHFTGLAENLHLIAMTVIAMILMRLIAIYLLSYLSTKFTNSAISLPDQTILWWGGWRGSVSIALALSVPTILPEREKIIATVFGVVLFTLLVQGLTIKPLLQKLNLLGDAPLRDRYLELVARHIALERVLQHLETDRNPAIDREYYRYQETLIKGELEDLQVEIDKLQKEYPNLQSFALEQFRGELLAIEADTYAELVKSGRLNKELAPIIPAVLQNGNKNFLSRVKSQ; via the coding sequence ATGACGCTTGCATCAACCATTGGTGAAGAAGTTATTGCGGCTAATATAAAGCAATTTCTTATAGTACTTTCACTATCTTTAGGAGTAGCAACTTTACCGCAAATATTTAGCTGGCTGCGCCAAATTCCTTATACGCTACTATTAGTAATTGTTGGATTGGGGTTGGCATTTTTTGATATTCGCTTAGTCAATCTTTCGCCTCAATTAATTTTATTAATCTTTTTACCACCCCTGTTATTTGAAGCCGCATGGAATTTAAAATGGTTGGATTTGAAGCGGGATTTGCTGCCAATTTGCTTGTATGCAGTATTGGGAGTCATTATTTCTATTCTTGGGGTAGCAATAGGTCTTAATCAATTTGCTGGGCTGTCATTAACTACAGATCTCTTAATTGGAGCGAGTTTGTCAGCTACCGATCCGGTTTCTGTGACTGCTTTGTTTCGAGAAGTAGGTGTAGGTAGCCGTCTTGTAACCTTGATGGAAGGTGAAAGCTTATTTAATGATGGCATGGCAGTCGTTGCTTTTGGTTTTTTAGTAGCCTTACCTTTGGGAAATGCCCAATTGGAACTTAAACCAATTGTGCTAGATTTTTTTACAGTTGTTGGTATCGGTGTGATAGTGGGAGCCTTAATTGGGTTTGGAATTTCCTACCTCACTCAACGCTTTGATTTACCAATGGTGGAACAATCTTTAACTTTAATTTCGGCTTACGGTACTTACCTAATTACAGAAGATTTGGGTGGTTCAGGAGTGATTGGCGTTGTCATCACAGGCTTAATTTTGGGGAACTTTGGCTCTCGTATAGGAATGAATCCCCGTACCAGAATTATTGTTTCTAAATTTTGGGAATTCTTGGCTTTCTTTGTGAACTCAATAGTCTTTTTGTTGATTGGCGACCAAATTCACTTTACAGGTTTAGCAGAAAACTTGCATCTCATCGCTATGACTGTGATAGCGATGATTTTGATGCGCTTAATTGCGATTTATCTTCTGAGCTACTTGAGTACTAAATTTACTAATTCAGCAATTTCTTTACCTGACCAAACTATTCTGTGGTGGGGTGGCTGGCGTGGCTCCGTTTCGATTGCCTTGGCATTAAGCGTACCAACAATACTACCAGAACGCGAAAAAATCATCGCCACAGTGTTTGGAGTAGTGCTATTTACTCTGTTAGTTCAGGGATTAACTATTAAACCTTTGTTGCAAAAACTCAATCTTTTAGGTGATGCGCCTTTACGCGATCGCTATTTAGAATTAGTTGCTCGACATATAGCTTTAGAACGAGTTTTGCAACACCTCGAAACCGATCGAAACCCAGCCATAGATAGAGAATATTACCGTTATCAAGAAACACTAATCAAAGGTGAACTTGAAGATTTGCAAGTAGAAATAGACAAATTACAAAAAGAGTATCCGAATCTTCAAAGCTTCGCATTAGAACAGTTTCGAGGAGAACTCTTGGCAATCGAGGCAGATACCTATGCGGAATTGGTTAAGTCTGGTAGGTTAAATAAAGAGCTTGCGCCTATAATTCCGGCAGTTTTACAGAATGGTAACAAAAATTTTTTGTCAAGAGTTAAGAGCCAATAA
- a CDS encoding translation initiation factor IF-3, with the protein MPVIEKKRTRDLPQINERIRFPKIRVIDTDGAQLGIMPPQEALQLAEEKELDLVLLSDKADPPVCRIMDYGKYKFEQEKKAREARKKQHTADVKEVKMRYKIEEHDYNVRVKQAERFLKDGDKVKATVMFRGREIQHSDLAEDLLKRMATDLEPFGEVQQAPKKEGRNMMMLISPKK; encoded by the coding sequence ATGCCTGTGATTGAGAAAAAAAGAACTCGCGATCTGCCCCAAATTAACGAACGTATTCGCTTCCCGAAAATTCGAGTTATTGACACTGATGGCGCTCAATTGGGGATTATGCCCCCCCAAGAAGCACTACAACTAGCTGAAGAAAAAGAGTTGGATTTAGTGCTACTCAGTGACAAAGCTGACCCGCCAGTTTGTCGGATTATGGACTATGGGAAATATAAGTTTGAACAAGAGAAGAAGGCGCGGGAAGCCCGGAAGAAGCAGCACACGGCTGATGTCAAAGAAGTAAAAATGCGCTACAAGATAGAAGAACACGACTACAACGTGCGTGTCAAACAAGCAGAGCGCTTTTTGAAAGACGGCGATAAAGTCAAAGCTACGGTGATGTTTCGGGGTCGAGAAATTCAACACAGTGACTTAGCAGAAGATTTGCTCAAGCGGATGGCAACTGATTTGGAGCCATTTGGCGAGGTGCAGCAAGCACCGAAAAAAGAAGGAAGAAACATGATGATGTTGATATCTCCCAAAAAGTAA
- a CDS encoding alpha/beta hydrolase fold protein, translating into MTTGIHWQQRVGNQRDWIWRGWQTRYTYIRSAQQHQKTIPLILLHGFGASIGHWRHNLEVLAEHHTVYALDMLGFGASEKASVNYSIEMWVEQVYDFWKAFIRQPAILIGNSNGSLISLAAAAAHPEMVRGIVMMSLPDPTLEQEAIPALLRPILMPIVTTIKKIVASPVILKPVFHFVRQPSILRRWASLAYANPAAITDELIEILAGPPQDRGSARAFSALFKAAMGVNFSPSVKTVLPTLTIPMLLIWGQKDRFVPPVLANQFAQYNEKLQLLNLEDVGHCPHDESPEQVNQAILDWINQCFDDTQQLATSPNK; encoded by the coding sequence GTGACTACTGGAATACACTGGCAACAGCGAGTTGGTAATCAAAGAGATTGGATTTGGCGAGGTTGGCAAACCCGCTATACTTATATCCGTTCTGCCCAACAGCACCAAAAGACAATACCCTTGATTTTGTTACATGGGTTTGGTGCTTCTATTGGTCATTGGCGGCATAATTTAGAAGTATTGGCAGAACATCACACAGTCTATGCTCTAGATATGTTGGGTTTTGGTGCTTCAGAAAAAGCCTCAGTTAACTACAGCATAGAAATGTGGGTAGAGCAGGTTTACGACTTTTGGAAAGCCTTTATTCGTCAACCAGCGATCTTAATTGGTAATTCTAATGGATCGCTGATTTCTTTAGCTGCTGCTGCCGCCCATCCGGAGATGGTGCGAGGTATAGTCATGATGAGTTTGCCCGATCCTACTTTAGAGCAAGAGGCGATCCCAGCTTTACTGCGACCAATTTTAATGCCAATCGTTACGACAATTAAAAAGATAGTCGCTTCCCCAGTTATACTAAAACCCGTCTTTCATTTTGTGCGCCAACCAAGTATACTGCGCCGCTGGGCTAGTCTCGCCTATGCTAACCCAGCGGCAATTACCGATGAACTTATAGAGATTTTAGCCGGGCCTCCTCAAGATCGAGGTTCTGCCCGTGCTTTTAGTGCTCTGTTCAAAGCTGCTATGGGGGTGAACTTTAGTCCTAGCGTCAAGACTGTACTGCCAACCTTAACCATACCAATGCTCTTGATTTGGGGACAGAAAGACCGATTTGTTCCCCCAGTACTTGCTAACCAATTTGCTCAGTACAATGAGAAATTGCAACTGCTGAACTTAGAGGATGTGGGGCATTGTCCCCATGATGAAAGTCCCGAACAAGTCAACCAGGCTATTTTAGATTGGATTAATCAGTGCTTTGACGATACCCAACAGTTAGCGACTTCCCCAAATAAATAA
- a CDS encoding acetolactate synthase small subunit: protein MKHTLSVLVEDEAGVLSRISSLFARRGFNIESLAVGPAEQGGVSRITMVVPGDDRVIEQLTKQLYKLVNVLKVQDITETPCVERELMLLKVNATSSNRSEVIELSQIFRARVVDVAEDSLTLEVVGDPGKMVAIVQVLQKFGLREIARTGKIALTRESGVNTELLKSLEAKVS, encoded by the coding sequence ATGAAACATACCCTTTCAGTTCTGGTAGAAGATGAGGCGGGGGTTCTGTCCCGCATTTCTAGTTTATTTGCTCGTCGCGGTTTTAATATAGAAAGTCTTGCTGTTGGGCCAGCTGAGCAGGGAGGAGTTTCCCGGATTACGATGGTTGTACCTGGTGACGATCGCGTGATCGAACAACTTACCAAACAACTATATAAGTTAGTCAATGTCCTCAAAGTGCAGGACATTACGGAAACTCCCTGCGTTGAGCGAGAATTAATGCTCCTTAAGGTGAACGCTACCAGCAGCAACCGTTCAGAAGTGATTGAACTATCACAGATTTTCCGGGCGCGAGTGGTAGATGTGGCAGAAGATTCTCTCACGCTAGAAGTAGTAGGCGATCCCGGTAAGATGGTGGCAATTGTTCAGGTGCTGCAAAAATTTGGTTTAAGGGAAATAGCCAGGACTGGCAAAATTGCGCTGACGCGGGAATCGGGTGTAAATACCGAATTACTCAAATCTTTAGAAGCAAAGGTGAGTTAA
- a CDS encoding short-chain dehydrogenase/reductase SDR, with protein MASKGIPADIVARAVVRALTARHPKTRYLVEQDAKIYAMLKHLLPDKLYERVVLHSMGL; from the coding sequence GTGGCGTCAAAAGGAATTCCTGCGGATATTGTTGCTCGCGCTGTTGTCCGTGCACTCACCGCAAGACATCCCAAAACACGCTATCTCGTAGAACAAGACGCCAAAATTTATGCCATGCTCAAACATCTTTTACCCGATAAACTGTATGAGCGTGTGGTTTTACATTCTATGGGTTTGTAG
- a CDS encoding putative zinc-binding oxidoreductase, whose protein sequence is MKAVLMTAAGSPEVLQLQEITNPGVPVGDTELLVRLVAAGINPIDTKLRQRGTFYPEQMPAILGCDGAGVVEAVGAGVQRFRPGDAVYFCYGGLGAHQGNYAEYTVVDERFVAHKPASVSFAEAAAAPLVLITAWEALYERGRLEPRENVLIHAGAGGVGHVAIQLAKLKGANVATTVGSEDKANFVKQLGADEVIFYKQTDFVQAALDWTNGEGVDLAFDTVGGETFHKTFPAVRVYGDIVTILEPSANTIWKVARNRNLRIGLELMLTPMLQGIVEGLQHHAEILQQCATWIDQGKLKIHVSHKFPLEEAAKAHQLLETGSITGKIVLLISNE, encoded by the coding sequence ATGAAAGCAGTCTTAATGACAGCAGCAGGTAGCCCTGAGGTGCTACAACTACAAGAAATCACAAACCCTGGTGTTCCTGTAGGAGATACTGAACTTTTAGTACGCTTGGTAGCAGCTGGTATAAATCCCATTGATACAAAACTTCGCCAACGCGGTACTTTCTACCCCGAACAAATGCCTGCTATTCTCGGATGCGATGGTGCAGGTGTAGTTGAAGCTGTCGGTGCTGGCGTACAGCGCTTTCGACCAGGCGATGCGGTGTATTTTTGCTATGGCGGCTTAGGCGCACATCAAGGTAATTATGCTGAATATACTGTTGTTGATGAGCGCTTTGTTGCGCATAAACCCGCTTCCGTATCCTTTGCTGAAGCCGCAGCCGCACCTTTAGTACTAATTACTGCTTGGGAAGCTTTATACGAACGAGGACGACTGGAACCCAGAGAAAACGTTTTAATTCATGCTGGTGCTGGTGGAGTTGGCCATGTAGCCATTCAACTCGCAAAACTCAAAGGTGCTAATGTTGCTACTACAGTCGGTTCGGAAGATAAGGCTAACTTTGTTAAACAACTAGGTGCTGATGAGGTAATTTTTTATAAACAAACTGACTTTGTACAAGCCGCTTTAGATTGGACTAATGGTGAAGGTGTAGATTTGGCCTTCGACACTGTAGGTGGAGAAACCTTTCACAAAACCTTCCCAGCCGTGCGGGTATATGGTGATATTGTGACAATTCTCGAACCAAGTGCTAATACTATTTGGAAAGTTGCGAGAAACCGTAATCTTCGCATTGGTTTGGAATTGATGTTGACACCGATGTTGCAAGGAATCGTGGAGGGACTTCAGCACCATGCCGAAATTCTCCAACAGTGCGCGACTTGGATCGATCAAGGTAAGTTAAAAATCCATGTCAGCCATAAATTCCCTTTAGAAGAAGCAGCTAAAGCACATCAATTACTTGAAACTGGGTCTATCACAGGTAAAATTGTTCTGCTGATTAGCAATGAATAG
- a CDS encoding outer membrane protein has protein sequence MHMLNRTKGFKKIIGSFLGVAAFISLPGLAQANLNDVNNTSSHYILAQNTSTPISPGSSTPNQGSTDGNTSVTTLDAEFMTKAAQSDLTEIQTSQLALRKSRNKAVRNYAQQMIQQHTASSKKLAAIAKNKNFTLPTDIGPENKALLTNLQKASGNTFNQAYLQGQTQAHQKTLAEYQKYLQNGQDPDLRGFANQISPLVAQHLQMAQKMTARR, from the coding sequence ATGCATATGCTGAATCGCACAAAGGGTTTCAAAAAGATTATTGGTAGCTTTCTCGGAGTTGCTGCTTTTATTAGTCTTCCAGGATTAGCACAAGCTAATTTGAATGATGTTAATAACACTTCTAGCCATTACATTTTGGCTCAGAATACCTCTACACCGATTTCTCCTGGAAGTTCCACACCCAACCAAGGGTCTACGGATGGTAATACTTCAGTAACTACACTGGATGCAGAATTCATGACTAAAGCAGCGCAAAGTGACTTGACCGAAATTCAAACCAGTCAGCTAGCACTACGAAAGTCACGAAACAAAGCTGTTCGTAACTATGCACAGCAAATGATTCAACAACATACAGCTTCCAGCAAAAAACTGGCTGCGATCGCAAAAAATAAAAACTTCACTCTACCGACAGATATTGGCCCAGAAAATAAAGCCTTGTTGACAAACCTGCAAAAAGCCTCTGGTAATACTTTCAACCAAGCATATCTGCAAGGACAAACTCAAGCTCATCAAAAAACCTTAGCTGAGTACCAAAAGTACCTACAAAATGGACAAGATCCGGATTTGAGAGGTTTTGCAAATCAAATTTCACCACTTGTTGCTCAACACTTACAGATGGCTCAAAAGATGACAGCAAGACGTTAA
- a CDS encoding ethyl tert-butyl ether degradation EthD has product MTTVIATQIRRVDYSNRDQKGKVAFYLCLWKRKGISLELFNNYWKNVHGPVCARLPGQYQYWQFHLAQNEAGIWPQTIGVDYTCTEEEQFPAIAELTFESEAERDIWFKSAAILMDDERNIFSKAIGYITNAGNSKTYIDSIPTGDPNGKLGVVKFHIMVKKSHAVSVEAFRRYMTETFAPAVIQNNSVLKFRLHLLEEVDTSRPDAPGVSHYESPEKQYQAAFEIAFANRLEMERFFASKEYAVAVQDKAKYIQRFLPFPEQAAYTFVYEGKMTLAGQRSSTVAELIVNMGATNQLREDIVSLMLEHKPISNSKGFGTC; this is encoded by the coding sequence ATGACAACAGTAATAGCAACACAAATTAGAAGAGTTGATTACTCAAACCGCGATCAAAAAGGTAAGGTAGCTTTCTACTTGTGTTTGTGGAAACGCAAAGGCATTTCCCTAGAACTTTTCAATAACTATTGGAAAAACGTGCATGGCCCTGTCTGTGCGCGTCTTCCAGGACAGTATCAATACTGGCAGTTTCACCTAGCTCAAAATGAAGCTGGCATTTGGCCGCAAACTATCGGCGTAGATTACACCTGTACTGAAGAAGAACAATTTCCAGCAATTGCCGAATTAACTTTTGAATCAGAAGCTGAACGCGATATCTGGTTCAAATCTGCCGCCATTCTCATGGATGATGAACGCAATATATTCAGCAAAGCAATTGGTTACATAACTAATGCTGGCAATTCCAAAACCTATATTGATAGCATCCCCACAGGAGATCCCAACGGAAAATTGGGTGTGGTTAAGTTCCACATCATGGTGAAGAAATCTCATGCTGTGAGTGTGGAAGCTTTTCGCAGATACATGACAGAAACTTTTGCCCCAGCAGTTATCCAAAATAATTCTGTGCTGAAATTCCGGCTGCATTTATTGGAGGAAGTAGATACTTCTCGCCCAGATGCACCTGGGGTATCTCATTATGAATCTCCAGAAAAACAGTATCAAGCTGCCTTTGAAATTGCTTTTGCCAATCGTCTGGAAATGGAAAGATTTTTTGCTTCAAAAGAATATGCTGTTGCTGTGCAAGATAAGGCTAAGTATATTCAGCGATTTTTACCATTTCCAGAGCAAGCTGCTTACACTTTTGTTTACGAAGGCAAGATGACGCTGGCGGGACAGCGGAGTTCTACAGTCGCAGAACTGATCGTTAATATGGGTGCAACCAACCAATTGAGAGAGGATATAGTTTCTCTAATGCTGGAACACAAACCGATCTCTAACTCAAAGGGTTTTGGTACTTGCTAA
- a CDS encoding short chain dehydrogenase, whose product MDEFGNKVALITGGNSGIGRATALAFAQQGAKVVIASRRIQESEETVSLIQDKGGTATFIQTDITQAVQVKNLIAQIVNNYGRIDYTFNNAGVEEPVTSSVEKTEEIWNSVIDTNLKGVWLSMKYQITQMLKQGGGVIINNSSILGLVGFPHVPIYAASKHGVIGLTKSLALEHAKDNIRINCLCPGGIETDLLARNLDSLGEEGKSKFISLHPMGRLGKPEEIANSVIWLCSQSASFVTGQSFVIDGGFTAQ is encoded by the coding sequence ATGGATGAATTTGGTAATAAAGTCGCGCTAATTACAGGTGGTAATTCAGGTATTGGTCGAGCAACAGCATTAGCTTTTGCTCAACAAGGAGCAAAAGTAGTAATTGCTAGCCGCAGAATTCAAGAGAGTGAAGAAACAGTCTCATTAATTCAAGACAAAGGCGGTACAGCAACATTCATACAGACTGATATAACTCAAGCCGTTCAAGTTAAAAACTTAATTGCTCAAATAGTTAACAATTACGGTCGCATCGACTATACATTTAATAATGCTGGTGTTGAAGAACCTGTTACTTCTAGTGTGGAAAAAACTGAAGAGATTTGGAATTCAGTTATTGATACTAATCTCAAAGGAGTTTGGTTATCTATGAAGTATCAAATTACCCAAATGTTAAAACAAGGTGGAGGAGTAATTATCAACAATTCCTCTATTCTTGGATTAGTTGGCTTTCCTCATGTTCCTATTTACGCTGCTAGTAAACATGGCGTTATTGGTTTAACCAAATCGCTAGCTTTAGAACACGCTAAAGACAATATTCGGATTAATTGCCTATGTCCTGGTGGCATAGAAACAGATTTGCTGGCTCGTAATTTAGATAGTTTAGGTGAAGAAGGTAAAAGCAAATTTATCTCTTTACATCCTATGGGTCGTTTAGGTAAACCAGAAGAAATTGCTAATAGTGTTATCTGGCTTTGTTCGCAGTCCGCTAGTTTTGTTACTGGACAATCCTTTGTTATTGATGGTGGCTTTACAGCCCAGTAG
- a CDS encoding WD-40 repeat protein, whose protein sequence is MSENVRYDKDVGIKNEKMDFEPKLSTVNAALFERFGRYLNDVETAILIGSLQRQTYEKIAEDSGYSESYVRRDVGPKLWKMLSEALGEQVSKTNFQTALERRLLLLKSEEKEAQSIPLTPNSHSKTELFSSSAQDWGEAVDVSFFYGRQCELATLKQWIVQDKCRLIALLGMGGIGKSACSVKLAQLLQAEFEFIIWRSLSNAPPLETLLTDLVLFLSNQQSTKTDIGQLIHYLRSARCLVILDNLETILDAEQAGQYIPGYEGYGELLRVVGETSHKSCVMLTSREKPAEIATFEGVELAVRTLKLQGSKEAAIALLQAKGLAGSPREKQVLCERYGNNLLALKIIATTIQDLFDNSIEDFLKQDTMVFNGIRRLLEQQFNRLSTLEQTVMYRLAINREWTTIDRLQKDILPTVSRARLLEALEALNGRSLIEKKSSSYTQQPLVMEYVNEKLVEQIATEIALKKLSLLFAHAFKMGGSILGSSSLKAALDLNWNEPKQRNLALSIVLGVLEQAETRTQQSKS, encoded by the coding sequence ATGTCTGAAAATGTCAGGTATGATAAGGATGTCGGTATAAAAAATGAAAAAATGGACTTTGAGCCAAAACTCTCTACAGTAAACGCTGCGCTCTTTGAGCGTTTTGGCAGATATCTCAATGATGTCGAAACGGCAATTCTGATCGGTTCTCTTCAAAGGCAAACCTACGAAAAGATTGCAGAAGATTCTGGATACTCTGAAAGTTATGTCCGGCGTGATGTTGGGCCAAAGCTGTGGAAGATGCTTTCTGAAGCATTGGGGGAACAAGTCAGCAAAACCAACTTTCAAACAGCATTGGAGCGAAGATTGCTGTTGCTGAAAAGTGAAGAAAAAGAGGCTCAATCAATCCCTCTAACACCAAATTCACACAGCAAAACAGAATTATTCAGTTCCTCAGCCCAAGATTGGGGTGAAGCAGTTGATGTGTCGTTTTTTTACGGACGACAATGTGAGCTTGCTACTCTGAAACAGTGGATTGTGCAAGATAAATGTCGATTGATTGCACTTTTAGGTATGGGTGGAATTGGTAAGAGTGCTTGTAGCGTGAAGTTAGCTCAACTTCTGCAAGCAGAGTTTGAGTTTATTATCTGGCGTAGCCTGAGTAACGCTCCGCCTTTAGAAACTCTTTTAACTGACTTAGTACTGTTTTTATCAAATCAGCAAAGCACTAAGACAGACATAGGACAATTGATTCATTACCTGCGTAGTGCGCGATGTCTTGTAATTTTGGATAACTTGGAAACGATTTTAGATGCAGAGCAAGCCGGACAGTATATCCCAGGCTATGAAGGATATGGCGAACTGCTGCGCGTAGTAGGGGAAACTAGCCATAAAAGTTGTGTGATGCTTACTAGCCGCGAAAAGCCAGCGGAAATAGCTACTTTTGAAGGTGTAGAATTAGCAGTTCGTACTTTGAAATTGCAAGGCTCCAAGGAAGCAGCGATCGCTTTGCTACAAGCAAAGGGATTAGCCGGTTCTCCACGGGAAAAGCAAGTATTATGCGAACGCTACGGTAACAATTTATTAGCTCTCAAAATTATTGCAACTACCATTCAAGACCTCTTTGATAATAGTATCGAGGATTTTTTAAAACAAGACACAATGGTGTTCAATGGTATCCGTCGTCTATTAGAGCAACAATTCAATCGCTTATCTACATTAGAACAAACTGTAATGTACCGATTAGCAATTAATCGGGAATGGACAACAATCGATCGGTTACAAAAGGATATTTTGCCGACTGTTTCTAGAGCAAGGTTGTTAGAAGCGTTAGAGGCTTTGAATGGGCGATCGCTAATAGAAAAAAAATCCAGTAGCTATACTCAACAGCCTCTAGTAATGGAATACGTTAATGAGAAATTAGTAGAGCAGATTGCTACAGAAATTGCACTGAAAAAACTTTCGTTGTTATTCGCTCATGCATTTAAGATGGGAGGATCTATCCTTGGCTCATCAAGCTTGAAAGCAGCTTTAGATTTGAATTGGAATGAACCAAAGCAAAGAAATTTAGCTTTGAGTATAGTGCTGGGTGTACTTGAACAAGCAGAAACACGCACTCAACAATCAAAGTCGTAA